A genome region from Triticum aestivum cultivar Chinese Spring chromosome 2B, IWGSC CS RefSeq v2.1, whole genome shotgun sequence includes the following:
- the LOC123043599 gene encoding uncharacterized protein gives MICLVEADWFRLWKPAGAGTGDVIGNREPKTSRWSKFLTDTDGPGRHIIRSRRFFFLPPKRDRYPECQTRSAADIEEPYFMATTQQQPWLVQFNGTSKPIFVAPFDGCRRWDEAPDMPVLQGKRCLGRDGDWSLMLDDRTNECSLVNFADTSSEPIVIALPPLPDEPKLHLQFGCALSGQTPPDCTVLLDFVGETFLLHCRPGDPEWSRLPVELVDENDWFDGPITRGYQGKMYATTMLSFVAVDASNLAPVVERADMTPPPPCPVHTAYKCYPVPCPDGELFSVRCCIFGCPQAVVDVKVFRWNDEENAWETVETIGDKTFFVGRFNFVVLSAAEAGTQPNCIHVLREVCGEFGIYTVSLDDATIWLSIVEGCDDDDDDGEDQVFWALPTSFGLEAARTIQTSDNVSNEVTHTRIEHCCGEQEKEDMTMSTVRRWCDLHTDLLQLLVPKISFIDLLHLKAVCKQWNSIKSPIQHAKVSPLLMTTRPARRTKEDLIEIFDPVGEKKYSIRVNIPTSGLKSQGSQLLHFTKNGWVIVSRGGDRMFFLVNPFKNYPNGGHVIALPPLDVTGLKGLSFSSVPGSPDFVVLAAGSTPSSKVVMIKTWRMGDEEWKEEFLSDDDAPFFMASHSPVFLDGVFYFLDINGRLGVIDPNEDEMEFSVLKKPDQPIRGSADVHLEEWDYNYLVEWKGELIAIFRENGDASVRMFKLERSQMVWLELQEMEDAAVFWDRSNALIVVSPPEEDLCNKMFLPNYNETNGGGRLHTFYSFREQCYCPSFCAKEPMNAIWFQLDLDVLTATDQ, from the exons ATGATCTGTTTGGTTGAAGCGGATTGGTTCCGTCTTTGGAAACCAGCCGGAGCCGGTACGGGCGATGTAATCGGAAATCGCGAACCAAAGACGTCTAGATGGAGTAAGTTCCTGACGGACACGGACGGACCAGGTCGCCATATAATCAGATCCAGACGTTTCTTCTTTCTCCCCCCAAAAAGAGATCGTTATCCAGAGTGCCAGACGCGCTCCGCAGCAGACATCGAAGAACCCTACTTCATGGCCACGACGCAGCAGCAGCCGTGGTTGGTACAATTCAACGGGACAAGCAAACCCATCTTCGTCGCGCCGTTCGACGGATGTCGCCGCTGGGACGAGGCGCCGGACATGCCGGTGTTGCAAGGAAAACGATGCCTCGGCCGGGACGGAGACTGGTCGCTCATGCTCGACGACCGCACCAACGAGTGCTCCCTCGTGAACTTCGCTGATACGTCGTCGGAACCCATCGTGATCGCTCTCCCGCCGTTGCCTGACGAGCCAAAGCTGCATCTACAGTTCGGCTGCGCGCTCTCGGGGCAAACCCCGCCCGACTGCACCGTCCTGCTCGACTTCGTCGGGGAGACGTTCCTCCTCCACTGCCGCCCCGGTGACCCCGAGTGGTCCCGTCTTCCTGTGGAGCTCGTCGATGAGAATGATTGGTTCGACGGCCCTATAACCCGTGGCTACCAGGGGAAGATGTACGCGACGACCATGTTATCCTTTGTGGCCGTGGACGCATCCAACTTGGCGCCGGTGGTCGAGAGGGCGGACATGACGCCCCCACCCCCGTGCCCAGTCCATACTGCGTACAAGTGCTACCCGGTGCCGTGTCCCGATGGCGAGCTCTTCTCGGTGCGCTGCTGCATCTTTGGGTGCCCGCAGGCCGTGGTGGATGTGAAGGTTTTTCGATGGAACGATGAAGAAAATGCGTGGGAGACTGTCGAAACCATCGGGGACAAAACGTTCTTTGTAGGCAGGTTTAATTTTGTGGTCCTGTCGGCGGCTGAAGCAGGAACCCAACCTAACTGCATCCATGTGCTGCGTGAAGTTTGCGGTGAATTTGGAATCTACACCGTGTCTCTGGATGATGCGACCATTTGGCTCAGTATAGTCGAGGGAtgcgacgatgatgacgatgatggtgaGGACCAGGTTTTCTGGGCTCTTCCCACTAG CTTTGGTCTGGAAGCAGCACGAACTATCCAAACTTCTGATAATGTCTCCAACGAA GTGACGCATACAAGAATTGAACATTGCTGCGGAGAGCAAGAAAAAGAAGACATGACGATGAGCACTGTGAGGCGGTGGTGTGATCTCCATACTGACTTGTTGCAGTTACTAGTACCTAAGATTTCATTCATCGATTTACTACACCTGAAAGCTGTCTGCAAGCAGTGGAACTCCATTAAGAGCCCGATCCAGCATGCAAAAGTGTCGCCATTGCTGATGACAACTCGGCCAGCAAGAAGGACCAAGGAGGACCTTATCGAGATCTTCGATCCAGTCGGCGAGAAGAAGTATAGTATCAGGGTAAATATCCCTACTTCGGGTCTCAAATCTCAAGGGTCGCAGTTACTGCATTTCACAAAGAACGGTTGGGTCATCGTGTCGAGAGGCGGCGACCGCATGTTCTTCCTAGTGAATCCGTTCAAGAACTACCCTAATGGTGGCCATGTGATCGCTCTTCCACCTTTGGATGTCACTGGTCTCAAAGGATTGTCCTTTTCTTCGGTGCCGGGTTCTCCGGATTTTGTGGTTCTTGCCGCAGGATCTACCCCAAGCAGCAAAGTTGTCATGATAAAGACATGGCGAATGGGAGATGAAGAGTGGAAGGAAGAATTCCTAAGCGACGATGACGCGCCGTTCTTCATGGCATCACACAGCCCTGTCTTCCTAGACGGAGTATTCTATTTTCTAGACATCAATGGAAGGCTTGGAGTCATAGACCCGAATGAGGACGAGATGGAGTTTAGCGTCCTGAAAAAGCCGGATCAACCGATACGTGGGAGCGCTGACGTGCATCTTGAGGAATGGGACTACAACTATCTGGTGGAGTGGAAGGGGGAGCTAATCGCCATTTTCAGGGAGAATGGTGATGCATCAGTCCGAATGTTCAAGCTAGAAAGGTCTCAGATGGTTTGGTTGGAGTTGCAAGAGATGGAGGACGCGGCTGTGTTCTGGGATAGGAGCAATGCTCTGATTGTCGTGTCACCCCCCGAAGAAGATTTGTGCAACAAGATGTTCCTACCAAACTATAATGAGACCAATGGCGGTGGCAGGCTGCACACGTTCTACTCATTTCGGGAGCAATGCTATTGCCCTTCCTTCTGTGCCAAGGAGCCCATGAATGCCATATGGTTCCAGCTAGACTTGGACGTACTTACGGCGACTGATCAGTAG